In Lentimicrobiaceae bacterium, a single window of DNA contains:
- the sppA gene encoding signal peptide peptidase SppA, with the protein MKQFFKFMFASMLGFILASVVVFIIFMGMIASAMKFAKSEEVKVSQNTVLTLPLDISIEDKYSDNPFATFDYSDFSTSKAMTLNEVVKTLDKAAEDPSISGIFMDISAVPTGFGNLEEVRNALMDFRSSGKFIYAYADNLSQKGYYIASVADSVFLNPVGGMEFKGLATQVAFFSGLLKKLDVEPQIIRHGKFKSAVEPFIQDKMSPENRLQTEVFLGSMWQHILQQISQKRDISVEELNNIAEQYLINSADDALEHKLVDRLVYKDQVLQTIANKTEAKDTESIKFLKLSEYFSSANAKVSEISKDRIAVIYASGNIIKGKGSGASSEVISDEKISKLIRKARNDDKIKAVVFRINSPGGDALASEVIWREAKLTKEVKPFIVSMGNVAASGGYYIACPADKIFSNPTTLTGSIGVFGVIPNIQKFFSNKLGVTFDQVKTNKHSDYISGLRPLTAEETQFLTKNIEDIYTVFTSRVAEGRNMSVADVDNIGQGRVWSGINAKQIGLVDEFGGLKAAVAEAANLAKLDSYRVVEYPKRKDPMELIMESISNMSETKIKNEFGEYYNYIQMIKQVKQMEGVQALMPQNYDIY; encoded by the coding sequence AGTAAAAGTGTCGCAAAACACTGTATTAACACTGCCTTTGGATATTAGTATTGAAGATAAATACAGCGATAATCCTTTTGCAACTTTCGATTATTCCGATTTCAGCACATCAAAGGCTATGACATTAAATGAAGTTGTAAAAACTTTGGATAAAGCTGCGGAAGATCCAAGCATTTCCGGAATTTTTATGGACATAAGTGCAGTTCCTACCGGATTTGGAAACTTAGAAGAAGTCCGCAATGCACTTATGGATTTTAGATCATCGGGTAAGTTTATTTACGCTTACGCCGATAATTTATCTCAAAAAGGTTATTATATTGCATCGGTTGCCGACAGCGTTTTCTTGAATCCCGTTGGTGGTATGGAATTTAAAGGCTTGGCAACTCAAGTAGCCTTTTTCAGCGGATTGCTAAAAAAATTAGATGTTGAACCGCAAATTATACGTCATGGTAAGTTTAAAAGTGCTGTAGAACCTTTTATTCAGGACAAAATGAGCCCTGAAAATCGTTTGCAAACCGAAGTGTTTTTAGGAAGTATGTGGCAGCATATCCTACAGCAAATTTCTCAAAAACGAGATATTTCGGTTGAAGAATTGAACAATATTGCCGAACAATATTTAATCAATAGTGCCGATGATGCATTGGAACATAAGCTTGTAGATAGATTGGTTTACAAAGATCAGGTTTTGCAAACCATTGCCAACAAAACGGAAGCCAAAGATACAGAGAGTATAAAATTCTTAAAACTTAGCGAATATTTTTCATCGGCAAATGCAAAAGTATCTGAAATAAGCAAAGACAGAATAGCCGTTATTTACGCCTCGGGTAATATTATTAAAGGAAAAGGCAGTGGTGCCAGTAGCGAAGTTATTTCCGATGAAAAAATAAGCAAACTAATACGCAAAGCCAGAAATGACGACAAAATAAAAGCAGTTGTATTTCGTATTAATTCACCCGGTGGCGACGCTTTGGCTTCGGAAGTAATTTGGCGTGAAGCTAAGCTAACCAAAGAAGTAAAACCGTTTATAGTTTCAATGGGTAATGTAGCTGCTTCGGGTGGCTATTATATAGCTTGTCCTGCCGACAAAATTTTTTCAAACCCAACAACGCTAACAGGCTCTATTGGTGTGTTTGGAGTAATTCCTAACATTCAAAAGTTTTTTAGCAATAAATTAGGAGTAACTTTCGATCAGGTTAAAACCAATAAGCATTCCGATTATATTTCCGGACTTCGTCCATTGACAGCAGAAGAAACGCAGTTTTTAACTAAAAACATTGAAGATATTTATACGGTTTTTACAAGTCGTGTTGCCGAAGGCAGAAATATGTCAGTCGCTGATGTTGATAATATCGGTCAAGGTCGTGTTTGGAGCGGTATTAATGCTAAACAAATAGGGCTTGTCGACGAATTTGGCGGACTTAAAGCTGCCGTTGCAGAAGCTGCAAATTTGGCTAAATTGGACTCATACAGAGTGGTTGAATATCCCAAAAGGAAAGACCCAATGGAATTAATTATGGAATCGATAAGCAATATGTCGGAAACTAAAATTAAAAACGAATTTGGCGAGTACTACAACTACATCCAAATGATTAAGCAAGTTAAACAAATGGAAGGCGTACAAGCTCTAATGCCACAAAACTACGACATATACTAA